A single window of Chitinophaga sp. XS-30 DNA harbors:
- a CDS encoding rhomboid family intramembrane serine protease: MTITLAIIIITSLISVTSFNRPEQIDKLSFWPYYVRERKQYYRFVTSGFVHADYMHLFFNMLTLWFFGRTIESAFVIIFGGKLHFVLLYLLGLILPDISTYFKYKDTYGYRAIGASGAVSAILFSAILLSPWSTLLVFFIPLPAIIYGVLFLAYSVYMSRRGGDGINHDAHFWGAVLGLVYPLIFKPELGKLFLNQLLSIF, from the coding sequence ATGACCATTACCTTAGCCATCATCATCATCACCAGCCTTATATCCGTTACTTCCTTCAACCGCCCTGAGCAGATCGACAAACTGAGCTTCTGGCCTTATTACGTGAGGGAACGCAAGCAATATTACCGTTTCGTGACCTCGGGGTTTGTGCATGCGGATTACATGCACCTGTTTTTTAATATGCTCACGCTCTGGTTCTTTGGCAGAACGATAGAATCCGCTTTCGTCATCATTTTCGGCGGGAAATTGCATTTTGTGCTGTTATATCTGCTCGGGTTGATACTACCGGACATATCCACCTATTTTAAATATAAAGACACTTACGGCTACCGGGCCATTGGCGCCTCCGGAGCGGTTTCTGCCATACTATTCTCGGCTATTCTGCTCTCTCCATGGTCTACTTTGCTGGTATTTTTCATACCGTTGCCCGCTATCATCTACGGCGTGCTTTTCCTGGCCTACTCCGTGTACATGTCCAGGCGCGGTGGAGACGGCATCAATCACGATGCGCATTTCTGGGGAGCTGTACTTGGACTGGTGTATCCGCTGATATTCAAGCCGGAACTCGGTAAACTGTTCCTGAATCAGCTTTTAAGCATCTTTTAA
- a CDS encoding 23S rRNA (pseudouridine(1915)-N(3))-methyltransferase RlmH, whose amino-acid sequence MKIQLWSIGKENDAYINEGIQIFQKRLQHYTDFNIKLIPTVKQAASLSIPELKKQEGKIVLDMLQPQDYLLALDERGKTMTTPQLADFLQQRTNAGTRQLIILIGGAFGIDAAVLQRAQLQLSLSALTFPHQLVRLIVTEQVYRAYTILNNEKYHHQ is encoded by the coding sequence GTGAAAATACAGCTTTGGAGCATTGGAAAGGAGAATGATGCCTACATCAACGAAGGTATTCAAATTTTTCAGAAACGATTACAGCACTACACCGATTTTAATATAAAGCTGATCCCCACCGTAAAGCAGGCGGCCAGTCTTTCCATTCCGGAACTGAAAAAGCAGGAAGGGAAGATCGTACTGGATATGCTGCAGCCGCAGGACTATCTGCTGGCGCTCGACGAAAGAGGGAAAACGATGACCACACCGCAACTGGCCGATTTTCTGCAACAGCGCACCAATGCCGGCACACGCCAGCTGATCATACTGATCGGCGGTGCGTTCGGCATCGATGCCGCCGTGCTGCAACGGGCACAGCTGCAATTGTCCCTCTCCGCCCTCACCTTCCCGCATCAACTCGTGCGGCTCATCGTCACAGAACAGGTGTACCGGGCGTACACCATACTGAACAATGAGAAATATCATCATCAATGA
- the tilS gene encoding tRNA lysidine(34) synthetase TilS encodes MMHNQLQSYIRREQLFDPSRRLLLAVSGGRDSVVLAHLCVHAGLSIGIAHCNFRLRGVESERDEQFVRQLAAKYDVPFYTMQFDTAAHAETHRQSIQVAARELRYMWLEKVRQEEGYDLIATAHHMQDNVETLWMNISKGTGMAGLHGILPKQGMLVRPLLFATREDISAYAEEHRLEHVEDSSNATDKYTRNFFRHRVLPVLEEAYPQVVKNTGASIQRFREAEMLYRQALSFHRRNLLEQRKQEYFIPVNKLKKVQPLHTIVYELLKPFHCSPAQAAQVVELLDSEPGKWVATPAYRIVRDRKWLIITPLEATASTFFVIEEGQETVQLPGKQLHIKTTTGIQISDDSCMAYIDKQQLHFPLILRRWKQGDYFYPLGMTKKKKLSRFFIDQKLSLPEKEKVWVLESQKKIVWIAGMRIDNRFRITPGTKEVLKIELKDA; translated from the coding sequence ATGATGCATAATCAGCTTCAGTCATATATCAGGCGTGAACAGCTTTTCGACCCTTCCCGGCGTTTATTGCTGGCGGTCAGCGGTGGCCGCGATTCCGTGGTGCTCGCGCATCTCTGTGTTCACGCCGGCCTCAGCATCGGCATTGCGCATTGCAATTTCAGGCTGCGGGGCGTGGAATCCGAAAGGGATGAACAATTTGTGCGGCAGCTCGCCGCCAAATATGACGTGCCGTTCTATACCATGCAATTCGATACTGCTGCGCATGCTGAAACACACCGGCAATCCATCCAGGTAGCTGCGCGTGAACTGCGTTATATGTGGCTGGAGAAGGTGCGGCAGGAGGAGGGATATGATCTCATCGCTACCGCGCATCATATGCAGGACAATGTGGAAACGCTCTGGATGAATATCAGCAAAGGCACCGGGATGGCCGGTCTGCATGGCATATTGCCCAAACAGGGCATGCTGGTGAGACCGCTCCTGTTCGCCACCCGGGAAGATATATCGGCCTATGCGGAGGAACATCGGCTGGAACATGTGGAAGACAGCTCCAATGCAACGGACAAGTACACACGCAATTTTTTTCGGCATCGTGTATTGCCGGTATTGGAAGAGGCCTATCCGCAGGTGGTTAAAAATACCGGCGCATCGATACAGCGCTTCCGCGAAGCGGAGATGCTCTACCGCCAGGCCCTTTCCTTTCACCGGCGCAACCTGCTGGAACAACGGAAGCAGGAATATTTCATTCCGGTGAACAAGCTGAAGAAGGTACAGCCATTACATACGATCGTTTATGAATTGCTGAAACCCTTTCACTGCAGCCCCGCCCAGGCGGCCCAGGTTGTGGAGCTGCTGGACAGTGAGCCGGGCAAATGGGTGGCTACACCGGCCTACCGCATTGTGCGGGACAGGAAATGGCTGATCATCACACCGCTCGAAGCCACAGCATCCACCTTCTTTGTAATCGAAGAAGGGCAGGAGACGGTACAGCTGCCCGGCAAGCAACTGCACATCAAAACCACGACCGGCATTCAGATATCCGATGACTCCTGCATGGCGTATATCGATAAACAGCAGCTGCACTTTCCGCTAATATTGCGCAGATGGAAACAGGGTGATTATTTCTATCCGCTGGGCATGACCAAAAAGAAGAAGCTCAGCCGCTTTTTCATCGACCAGAAATTGTCCCTGCCGGAAAAAGAGAAGGTCTGGGTGCTGGAATCGCAGAAAAAGATCGTCTGGATAGCGGGAATGCGCATAGACAACCGTTTCAGGATCACGCCCGGAACAAAAGAAGTGTTGAAGATCGAATTAAAAGATGCTTAA